The genomic region TCGAACGGCGAGCTCCTCTCCGCCGTGTACACCCGGTCCTCCCATGCGTAGGTCAGCTTCCCTTCCACCAGCATGAACGCCCGCTCGCGCCCCAGGCTGCAGCTGTACTCCTCCCCCTTGCCAAGCTTCAGGATCCCGAAGTCCAGCATCAGCTCACGGTAGGCCCCGTCCAGCTCCGTGATCGGGTTGTACCCCCCGTGCATCTCTTTCTTCTTTATCACCATAACTCTGCCTCGAAAATATATATTTACTGAATCAATAGCTTAAGTTCCAATTTTATGAAAACGGTACCAATTAAATCATAAACCCCAAAAGCTCATATTACAAGATAAAAATTCAGCTTATTTCGAATTTGTAACTGATACTTAGTTTGCCGTTTTACCTATAATTATTGGAAAGGTTTTCAAACGCTTTATCCAATAAATCTGCTTCTTTAAGAATCTATTGCCTTCTTTTTCACAACATAGCAACCAAAGCTACATTTAATTTACTCTATCATAGAAAAGAAACTTCCAAAAATGAAAATTCCTGCAGAAATGCCGATAGCAGATATCATCACCACCAGCGTTCAACAGGCATTTTTCAAATAGAATAACCAGTGGAAAGCCAAGACCTTCCACTGGTAAAACTCACCATTTATTTCTGAAGTTTGTCCAAAGCTGCCTGTGCATTTTCCTTGGTAATGATTTCTATGCCAGAATCAATAGTTTTGTCAAACTTTTCGCCTTTAATAGCCTTGACGGCATATTCAATGCCAAGTTTACCCATTGCTTCCGGTTTCTGAGCAACTGTTGCAAACATTTCGTCTTTGAGAATGGACTGAATGGCAGATTTGTTGCCATCAAAACCGACGACCTTGGCAGGAACCTTGGCCTGTGCACATGCTCTCTGGGCTCCAAGAGCCATTTCGTCATTGGCACAGAATACAATATCAACATTGCTGGTAGTCTGAAGGACATTCTGCATGACATTGAAGCCTTTTTCTTTGTCAGAATATCCTGGCTGGCGAGAAACAATCTTGAAGCCGGCTTTCTTGAAGACTTCTTCAGCACCATTAGCGCGATCAGTACAAGTCGGATTGCCAGGAGCACCTTCAATAATCACAACACTACCGATCTTACCGTTCATCTGCTTGACCATGAATTCAGCACCTTCCTTACCTGCTTCATAGTTTGCAGTTCCAATGAAACAGTTATAGTTTGTGAAATCACTGGGCATAGGGGAATCGATGATAATTACCGGAACACCATTGCTCATGGCCTTGTTTATAACCCGTTCGGCCGTTGTCGGCTGTGAAGGTGAAAACACCAATGCATCCGGCTTATTTGCCAAAGAATCTTCAACCATGTTGATCTGCTGGACGACAGCATCTTCAGTCGGAGGACCAAGCTTGGTTACCTCTACGCCTAATTCCTTTGCTGCATCATCACATCCGGACGCTACACGTTGCCAATACTCACTGCTCAGAGTTTTCAGAACGACAGCGACCTTCAGGGTCTTCTGACCTTCGCTACCTGTTGCAGACTCTTCACTGCCCTGGGCAAATGCCACCGATGGTACCAAAAGTGCCAAAGACAACAAAACCATACCTACCTTTTTCATTTCATTTCCTCCTTCATGTAGTTGAAATGACTATTTTCCTTCGGTATTACATACCGAAAAACTTATTCTTATTTTTTCTCGCTCATATGCTTGAGAACATCGACATATACCGCCAGGATGATTACGCCGCCGATGACAACGGTCTGCATGTTTGCATTGACATTGAGCAAATTCAAACCGTTGCGAAGCACAGAGATGATAAGCACACCAATCAAAGTATTCTGGATTTCACCGACACCTCCGGCGAAAGAAGAACCTCCGATGATTACTGCAGCAATTGAATCAGTATCATAGTCCTTGCCTGCAAGAGGATAAGCGGAATCAACTCGGCCTACCAAGACGATACCAGCAAGTGCAGCAAAGAAACCGGACAATGAATAAACGGTCATAAGCACTCTTCCAGTATTGATACCTGAGAGCCTCGCTGCTTCAATATTACCACCTACAGCATATATATACCTGCCAGTTTTAGTCCTATTCATAAAAAGATACATAATTACATAGACTACTATTACGAGAATAACAGACACAGGAAGCAAACCCAGAGATGTTTCACCAAGGAAAAGTACAGGCTTCGGGAATCCATTTATAGGCAATGTTCCCGTAACCAAAAGAGCCAAGCCTGCACCTATCATCTTGGTACCGATAGTTGAAATGAAAGGATGGGGCAATCTCAGTTTGGTCAGCAATACTGCGTTGAAAAAACCAAACAAAGTACCCATTCCCAAGCAAGCCAACATAGCAATGAAGGGATTTGCCTGCAGGTTGACGGCAACGATACCCATAATCATGATTGACAATGCCAAACAGGAACCAATGGACAAATCGATGCCGGCTGTAAGAATAGCCAGGAACTGCCCAACCGAATAAATTGCAATAAGGGACGCCTGGGACAGTACATTGCTCAAATTTGAAAGTGATAAGAATCTCGGGGTAGCAATTGCAATAACGACACATAGCAGCAAAAGGCTCATCAAGATACCCATATTACTGCCCTTTTTCAGAATTTTCCTTATTACAGAAGTGCCCCCTGTTGCCTTCTTTTCCTCCGTTGCCATATCATATCCTCCTAAAGCACGACCGGCTGATTTTTTTTCAACGATTCATTTATAGCCTTTGCAATTGCCATGGAAGCAACACCATCAGCTACTCCTACTCTGGCCTCTTTCTTACCAGCCAGCACATCAGTGACAAAAATTTGCATTTCATTCAAATAAGCATCCCTGAAGCGTTCAAGGAAACCGGGGAGTGTATTGACTGACATAGCATGGGGGGACAGGACAACTGTTGGATCCTGCTTAAGCTGTCCGACAAAAGTCGCCCCTTGCTCACAGACTATTTCAGTCCGTATATCATAACCATAGCTTGCATTTCTGCTCACTTCCAGAGTTGCAATCTTATCATTCTCAAACAAAATGGATATTGAAGCATGGTCAATATCACCGATTTCTCCCAATTGTGGATAAAGGAGAACCCCACCTCTTGCATAGACTTCTTTTGCTTCACAACCAAAAAACCAACGGCAAAGGTCTATGTCATGGATTGCCATATCAAATACCAATCCTCCTGAATGTTTTGCAAATTCAATCGGAGGACAACCGGGATCCCGGCCAATAGCCAAAATTGAAATAGGAGCTCCCAGTTTTCCACTTTCAATAGTCTTTTTAGCAGTCATATAACCTGCATCAAACCTTCTCATGAACCCCAATTGGACAAAAGCTTGCTTTTCCTGCTGAAGATCCTGCAAAGCTTTTGCTTCTGCCAAATCCAGAGAAAGAGGTTTCTCACAGAAAATCTTTTTACCAGCAAGTATTGCATCTCTCAGGCAGATAGCATGCATCGAGGTTGAAGAAGCAATGCAGACTGCTTCAATTTCCTCATCCGCGAGCATTTCCTTATAGTTTGTATAGGCCTTCACTTTTGGAAAAACTGATACAAACTTGTCAAGGGCTGCCGTCGACACATCAGATACGGCAACAAGTTCAGCTTCTGGAATATTTGCTGCCAAATTCGTTGCATGACGAGTCCCCAATCTTCCCAGACCGATTACGCCACATTTAACCTTTTTCATTTATTTCCTCTTATTTTGCTTTCAAACCTGATGCTGCATACATGATTTTTTCTTGGGTAAATTCAGGACGAGCAAATTTACCTGTTATTGCTCCCTCATGCATAACAATAATTCGGTCCGCCATCCCCATGCATTCATCCATTTCAGAACTGACCATAATCACAGCCTTACCACTTTCAAGCAATGCATTGATAAGGTTGTAAACTTCAATTTTTGCTCCGACATCAATGCCACGGGTAGGTTCATCAATAATGAAAATATCTGCATGTGAAAGAAGCCATTTTGCAATAACGACCTTTTGCTGGTTACCACCGGAAAGGGAACTGGCAAGCGTATCTATCTTCGGAACCTTGATTCTCATATCCTTGACAGCTTTTTCCGTATCCTTGCGACATTTTTCAACATTGAGCCACCCTTTTTTTGTATAGCTAGGCAAAGCAACCAACGTCGAATTGAACTCAACAGAACGGAGAAGAATCAAGCCTTGGGCTTTTCTGTCTTCAGTCAAAAAGGCAATCCCTGCCGATATAGAATCCTTTGGGTTCTTAATCTTTACTTTTTGTCCTCTGACAAAAACTTCTCCGGATGTAATCAGATCTGCTCCGGTGACGCCTCGCATTACTTCTGTTCTGCCAGCTCCGACAAGCCCTGCAAAACCAAGCAATTCACCTGCATATGCCGTAAAACTGACGTCATGGTATACACCCTTATGGGTCAACCCCTTGACTTCCAACAATGGTTCTCCCTTTGTAAAAGTTTTCTTTGGATATTTCTGTTTGATGTCATGGCCAACCATCATGGAAACCATCTGGTCAATACTTACTTCAGAAATAGGAATGGAATCCTTGACAAGGCATCCATCCCGCAGGACAGTCAGACTATCGCAAACGGATTTTATCTCTGCCAACCTATGGGAAATAAAGATAATAGTAACCCCCATCTGTTTCAGTTTACCAATGATCTTAAACAATTCGGAAGTTTCTTTTTCAGAAAGAGCAGCTGTCGGTTCATCCATGATGACCAATTTTGCATTGGTTCGTACCGCTTTGCAAATCTCTATCATCTGTCTGGTTCCGACTCCGAGTTTTCTTAATTCAGTACGGGGATCTACATGCAAATTAAATTCTTTAAGAAGTTCAACAGCTACTTCCAATTGCTTTTCGCGATTGATAATACCTTTCTGTAGCTCAATTTCCCTTCCCAAAAAAAGATTTTCCATGACTGACATATAAGGAACCTGTTGCAATTCCTGATAAATACAGGCAATACCCAATTCCATTGATTTTGCCGGAGTCAGGGAAGAAAAACTCTGCCCATTAAAAATGATTTTTCCTGAAGTCGGGGCATGCGCTCCTGCCAGTGCTTTTATGAGAGTAGATTTCCCTGCACCATTTTCTCCGATGAGACCTCGGACTTCACCTTCTTGAACCTTGATACTGACCTTATCCAACGCTGTAACACCTGGATAAATTTTTGTAATTTCATCAAGTTCAAGCAATGTCTTACCACTACTCACAACCCTCCTCCTTTTATTTCCAACAAACCGGGCTCTGAAGTACAAACCTCAAAGCACATTTTAAAAGTCCAGTTCTACACCTCCGAAAAAAACTGAAAACGTTACCAATAATCATATATTTACCCCAGAAATCCGAAGTCGTCAAGAAAAAATTAAAAAATCTTTTTTATCGATAATAAATTATCTTATTTTTTAAAAATATGTATTTTACAAAACATAAGGCAGAAAAAAAATTTATAATACTTTTATTAAGCAATTAAAAAGAATACATATATAGCGTGTAAAAGTTGATTAATATTTTGCTTTCATATTTTGTATTCTAAGACAAAATTTCTCAATATTGTTGTTAAAAATACTATATTCAAGTTTCATTTAAAATATGAAATCTTATTCAATAATATTTATATCCATTATAATATACATATAATTATAAATTTTATATGAAATTATTTTTTTAAATAAAAATTTAAAAATAACAAATTCATATATAAGGAAAATAAAGAATTATTTTCTCTTTATGACAAATTATCACACATTACAGAAAATAACATAAGCCCATAGTAATTCAATTCATTTGGTATACATCTACGATACCACTACATATAGTGTTAATAAATATCTCTTCTTTTTTACATTTTATTGTTTTGTCTTTTTCATATATTTTTTTTTGCAAAAAAACATTTATTTAAAATCCTAATACAAACACAGAAATCCTTGAAATTTTCCCTTTTTTCTCTTTGGAACCGTTTCTATTTTTTCTTGAATTCTTGCTTTATTTTCTTTACCACAGGATTATTTTCGGCTATCATAGCAACATGAAGCAGATTACAATAAAGGACATTGCGAAGCAGGCCGGTGTAAGTATATCGACGGTTTCACGGTGTCTGAATGATAGCCCGATGGCGAACAGCAAGACAAAGGAACGTGTATTGCAGATTGCTGATGAACAGGGTTTTGAATTCAATGCAGGAGCCCGTTCCCTGGTAAAATGTGAAACAAAGACAATCGGCATAGTCTTGCCAAAAAACTTCAGCGACATTTCTGTCAACGTCTATCACAGCCAGTTGCTCAACGACATACAGACAAATATCCAAGAAAAAGGTTTCGATCTGCTCCTTACCTATGAGTTCAATGATATCACGGGCAAAAATAATATTATCAGACTTGTGTCGACCAACAAAGTTGACGGTCTGATCATGGTAGTCGAAACTTTGGATAAAAAAACCAAAAAATTCCTCGAATCTGCCGATATTCCCATAGTCTATTGTCATTATCCACCGAATCCGGAAGAGGATACGAAGAGAGATATGATTTACACTGACC from Spirochaetia bacterium harbors:
- a CDS encoding sugar ABC transporter ATP-binding protein; this encodes MSSGKTLLELDEITKIYPGVTALDKVSIKVQEGEVRGLIGENGAGKSTLIKALAGAHAPTSGKIIFNGQSFSSLTPAKSMELGIACIYQELQQVPYMSVMENLFLGREIELQKGIINREKQLEVAVELLKEFNLHVDPRTELRKLGVGTRQMIEICKAVRTNAKLVIMDEPTAALSEKETSELFKIIGKLKQMGVTIIFISHRLAEIKSVCDSLTVLRDGCLVKDSIPISEVSIDQMVSMMVGHDIKQKYPKKTFTKGEPLLEVKGLTHKGVYHDVSFTAYAGELLGFAGLVGAGRTEVMRGVTGADLITSGEVFVRGQKVKIKNPKDSISAGIAFLTEDRKAQGLILLRSVEFNSTLVALPSYTKKGWLNVEKCRKDTEKAVKDMRIKVPKIDTLASSLSGGNQQKVVIAKWLLSHADIFIIDEPTRGIDVGAKIEVYNLINALLESGKAVIMVSSEMDECMGMADRIIVMHEGAITGKFARPEFTQEKIMYAASGLKAK
- a CDS encoding ABC transporter permease, which encodes MATEEKKATGGTSVIRKILKKGSNMGILMSLLLLCVVIAIATPRFLSLSNLSNVLSQASLIAIYSVGQFLAILTAGIDLSIGSCLALSIMIMGIVAVNLQANPFIAMLACLGMGTLFGFFNAVLLTKLRLPHPFISTIGTKMIGAGLALLVTGTLPINGFPKPVLFLGETSLGLLPVSVILVIVVYVIMYLFMNRTKTGRYIYAVGGNIEAARLSGINTGRVLMTVYSLSGFFAALAGIVLVGRVDSAYPLAGKDYDTDSIAAVIIGGSSFAGGVGEIQNTLIGVLIISVLRNGLNLLNVNANMQTVVIGGVIILAVYVDVLKHMSEKK
- a CDS encoding Gfo/Idh/MocA family oxidoreductase translates to MKKVKCGVIGLGRLGTRHATNLAANIPEAELVAVSDVSTAALDKFVSVFPKVKAYTNYKEMLADEEIEAVCIASSTSMHAICLRDAILAGKKIFCEKPLSLDLAEAKALQDLQQEKQAFVQLGFMRRFDAGYMTAKKTIESGKLGAPISILAIGRDPGCPPIEFAKHSGGLVFDMAIHDIDLCRWFFGCEAKEVYARGGVLLYPQLGEIGDIDHASISILFENDKIATLEVSRNASYGYDIRTEIVCEQGATFVGQLKQDPTVVLSPHAMSVNTLPGFLERFRDAYLNEMQIFVTDVLAGKKEARVGVADGVASMAIAKAINESLKKNQPVVL
- a CDS encoding sugar ABC transporter substrate-binding protein: MKKVGMVLLSLALLVPSVAFAQGSEESATGSEGQKTLKVAVVLKTLSSEYWQRVASGCDDAAKELGVEVTKLGPPTEDAVVQQINMVEDSLANKPDALVFSPSQPTTAERVINKAMSNGVPVIIIDSPMPSDFTNYNCFIGTANYEAGKEGAEFMVKQMNGKIGSVVIIEGAPGNPTCTDRANGAEEVFKKAGFKIVSRQPGYSDKEKGFNVMQNVLQTTSNVDIVFCANDEMALGAQRACAQAKVPAKVVGFDGNKSAIQSILKDEMFATVAQKPEAMGKLGIEYAVKAIKGEKFDKTIDSGIEIITKENAQAALDKLQK